In Ornithodoros turicata isolate Travis chromosome 1, ASM3712646v1, whole genome shotgun sequence, the DNA window tGTGTTCTTATCATAATATTACACAATGAACAGTAGGCAACCTGCAACAGAATCCAGTCATCAGACATAGTTTTGCTACATTTACTTTGATGCAAGTCCAAAACTGCTTGCATTTCATGCACTCATTTCATCAGTTCTTAATGGAGCACTGAGGTAGCCCTTCATAATTTTTTGTATgttctgcaacaaataaaatCTGCTCCTTCAAAAAGCTCCAGAAGGCCTCTGTTCCGTACACCTTTAAAAATTCTCATGGAAATGGACATACGGACATACCCTACTGATGTACCCAGAAATTTTCCTTCAGTGTAAGGTTGTGCAGAGAAGCACAGATTGTAAAGAAATTTGGCTAGTACCAAAATATCACAATCATATTCAAATGAAAGAAAATAGCACTAGACAGTGATCACCTTGTTCATAGTGTAGTAGGTAAACTGGGGAACAAGAATACAAGGCCAAGGCCTTCTATAAATACCAAAATCTCAATTTACTCTATTGCTATAAATATGCATTTGTTAATGCTCATTTTATATGTTGCAGAACACACTACAGTCAAGGGGGGGAAatatattgggggggggggggggggggtacctcAGTGCCACTTTAAAGCTGCAGTTTTCAGCAGGGACTGAAACCAAAacgaatatcggttcggttacggttcagtgtcagtTTTTCACTTCAGTTTTTCAGCTTGCGTGTGCGCACACGCAAGCTTTCAGAGTTGCGTGTGCGCAACTCTGAAAGTGGAAGCGTTTTAATATTTGACCAAACAGTTTAACCGTTACTTTTTCGGTCTTCCAAATATTTGTAAAACACAGAATATCTAATATTTTAGCACAGAATTTGGATATTTTTGCCCCAGAAAGCTGGGATCCCTGGTTTTGAGTACCACATTTTCTATATTTTCCTACACCTTGCATAGATTGCAGCATTCCATAACTGCCTAATGTTTGCAATGTCTATTAAGAAATGCTACTTTCATTTTATCACTCACCATTGTCAAAAGCATTGGGGTTGATCATACGCAACAGCTCAGACTCTGGGAGCATGGACATAGTTGAGATATTATGGTCAAGATTGGTCGCTGATGATCCTTGGCCAGCTGTCGAAACCTGTGGCTGGGCTTGCTGCTGTTTTTCCCCAGGAGCTGGATTGCTCAGATGTGGCTGGATTGCGGGTGGTGAGAGCTGTGATGACAACTGTGAAGACAGCTGTGGTTGTAATTGAGGTGGTAGCTGAGGCGACAACTGAGGTGGTAACTGTGCTGGCATGGAGGACGGCAACTGTGTTTGCGTCTGCTGTTGTTCCACCCTACTTTCATAGGCCGTGTGAGCAAAATTTGCCTCTGTTGAGACTGCTACAGGGGAAACACCCGTTTCTTTGTTCGCTGTCTCAATAGCGGGCTGAGGTGTATCTGTAAACGTAGTCGGAGTGACGAAGTGAGCTTCTGATACAGGTGTGGATGTGGGTCCTGACGCTGCAGTATCCATAATTACGTTGTTCCCAAACACCACGGGCACTTTGGCACTCTCTGAAGAATTTAGAAGACCATTAATTGGCATTCTTGTAGACCAAGCAGCAGGCTCTGGCTTGACAGACTCATTCAGGAGTTCGTTCATGGGTACCGAGGTAGACCAAGCAGATGGCTCAGCCTTAACTTGACTATTGTTTGCCGTGGAAACAGACATATAGTCCATACTTTGGACTGGCTCTAATGTGCTAGGAGCCCATCCTGGAAGTGACATTCCAAGACCTGCCTTTACTTTCTGCTTCTTGAATTGCTGCTCATCAGTAAAGGGTCCACACTGTCCCACAGCTGCAGGATCCATCACGCTACCTTCGGTTGCCGACGTCTTTGCTTCGGTTTCGTCTGACGTGGGTTCACAGGATGTCAAACCCATTGTTGGCCAGACTGCTTCAGAGACTGACACGGTTCCAGCTTCTTGAATTGAAAGTGCCGTCGGCGAACTACTGTTTGCCATAGTAGGCACACTATGCCAGTGGCTGCCTGACTCAAAGCCATGGTGCCTTGAAGATGAGTAGTGATCTGATGGAATTTCTTGTACTATCATCTGTTCCACAGCTTGTGTTCTCAGGGGTACATTGGGTGGCAATAGTGGCTGAGCTGATGTTGTCGCCTGAGCTGAGTTCCCTTCTTGATAGAATATCCCCAGTTTTGCCAGGGAAGCCTCCCCTGAAGCAATTGCATCTTCACCCTGTGTCTCAAAGCTTGTGCACTTCTCTGGAGCAGGTAACTCTTCTGGGATACAGGATATTTTTCTCTTCAAATTGCACGACTCCGCTGACTGCTGGGTATCGTCCGAGCCAGCCTTGAGAGCAGTGGGTAACTGGGAGGACACCATCAGATTAACAGGTCCAGAAGAGGAAGATAGTGACTGTGGGGCTGCAGCAGGTTGCTGCACTACTACAAATTGGATGTTGCTGCTAGAGGCCTGGGAATTGCTGTTTGATGTCAGCTGGGCTGTATCTAAGCAACATCAAAGAAACAAATGTTGTGTAAGCTTCAAGTTGCAGCTACCTTGAGGAATTCACAAATTCAACTTTAGTGAGTTACGAAGAAATTCCACAAGTACAGTGCTGTACATCCTTACACTACTTTCATTTCAAAGAAAAGTGCACATACAGCCGTATGGAGTAGTGTCACTATCACATTTCTAATTGCACTGTGCCCAACACCACGTCTATTGGGTTCTCTGTGAGCACATAATAATGTCCTTCTAGCTCATCAAAGCAGATATCTCTTTCTACTTATGTTGATGACGCTAGTTATTTACATCTTTAGATGTCCAAAACAATAAAAGCATACAGTGCTGAGTAAATTTGCCTTGAATGCACATATACTCAACTTGAATACTTGAATGCTCAAAATACAGTACAGTATTGTAAGAAACATGACGTTCCTTTTTGTTTCACGTATCCAACTTTGATTATGTGTCCCTGCACTTTCTCAACCAACAGCCACATTTGCCTGCCCTAGAGCAGTTGAAGCAGTTAAGTCAATCAAATACAAACTGACCACAGAGCACTAAATCAAGACATTCAGTGaaaactagaggtgtgcgagTACTGAAATATTCAAATACGAATCGAGTAACTCAGTATATTCCGTTGATATGCGCAATTTTTAAAATAATTTTCTAGTATCTGCCGGCAGGCAGAGACACACGCGAAGACACCCGAGCGCGCTATTATCGCTGCGTGGTTTCGTCAACGCGCGTGAGCTTCCTCCTTGCCCTCACTCCTCTCCCGAAACGAAATGACATGAAACGCATGAGACAACGCAAGACACGAGTTGCGTGGAACATGGCAGGTTAGGCAGATTCAATGCGTTCACTTGAGAAAGTGACTGATGATGGACACGGTCGTGAAGTTGTGCAGAAAGACGCAGCAGCGAAAAGGGCAAACAGAAGCGCCGTGTGAGTCCACAACCATCTGTTGGTCCGACCATCGGGGTCCACACCTAGCCTCGTGGACCATCTGAAGCGGCATTGCCTAGTTTATGCAGAGTTTCAGAAGAAACATGAAGCTAAGAAGGTGGAACAGCCAAGAATCGACAAGTTCGCCCGACAAGTTCTAAGgccctgggtttcccgattccgTGAAATATCGCGGAATCTGGAATTCAttgcggaatccttcgtttggcgcggaatttcacggaatcccttattcTTAGGGGTGTGccgatattcgagttctcgaactcgaatcaaatatcaatgactcgaagtatttcattagcgaatcgaatacccaatattcggatttccgaatatccgactattcgcagaatatgaacgacacctcgcgaaggtgggcttcacctgacacttccctgcatgaggtgatgCCTGCTTTCCGAAAttgcccatgctgcaggaccaacagaTTATAGTTTAGCTTgagataacgttagcccaacTTTATTGTGCATACACCACCTGAGGATGGGGCGGCatccctcccgtgtgcagtttagcagTGGCAGTGggcgattttgatttgatgtttggGAGTTTACCTTTAAAGACttttaaataatgcctacagctcAGAAACAAAAAAGGTGTCCTAAAGATCTAACTTCGACAaggcatgtattgtaagctccttcctataaacttcctataaagttcctataaactctgtagatgccgaAAGGTCTTTCAGCAAGTATAAAATTATTGCAGGCGACAGACGGCATtctttgtcagaggagaacacaagatatcatgtatgtaatgctgagctgcaacagtgctttgaatttGTAATTTTattaaatattttttgttcccacattatccaagaataTAAAGTGTTTCCCATTACAAGCAGACGTTGAGTGCTTGCTGCGGAAAAGCGCGGGTGTACAAGTCgatgccgcagaattttgaatttgccgcagcagaaaaccagagGCCTTAGCTATCACGTGCCCATAAAGAAGCACTGGACGTCAAAGTGGCACGCATGATAGCCTTGGACTACCAAGTGTACAGTGTGGTCGAGGATCGCGGGTTTCAGGAACTTTTAGCCGAGGCGGAGCAGGACTACTGCCCTCCTTCGAGAACAACGCTCTCCAGGACGTTAGTACCGAAACTCTTTCACGACACAAGGAGTGCAGTTCAAGCAGAACTTGAAAACGCCTTACAAAATGGCACTGAGTCCCTGTCATTCACGTCCGACATGCGGACATCACGATCGAACGCCAGCTTTATAAGCCTAACACGTCACTTTGTTGATCACAGCTTTCAAGTGAACAGGTACAACTTGGACACGTGTAGTTTTTCGGGAAGGCATACTGCAACACAAATAGCATTAGTTCTCCCCGATACGATGAAAGACTGGAACGGGCATTCTCAGCAGCAGGAAATGTTGCTACACCATGCAGAGCTGCCCTGCTGCCTGAGCATGTCAGGCAGCTAACATTTCTTCATGACAACCTTTGAGTTATGAACTGTGCTGAGAGTATTCTAGTGTGTTGAGACTGAACTAAGAactgtgtgaaggtgtgaaggcGTTTCAGTGTGTTTGAGACTGCTCGAATTACACTATGTCACCCCTACATGTTTCAAAATGTATGCTGTTTGTGAGAACGAAATAAATAAGGAACACATAACATGTCATTTCGTATTACTCGAAAGTATTCGAAACTATTCGTGCTCGATCTGCAGTGAATTTTAGATATTTGAAAACCAGAGTTTGGTACTCACACACCCCTAGTGGAAACTATACGAAATTTAAAATCTAAACGAAACCAGCCTACTGTAGAAGAGCATGAGCCCTAGGAAAGCTGCATCAACATCATTGATGTTGTTATGCAGATGTAGATGTTCGTGATCACGTTCTAAAGCACTAAAGCCCAAAAGCACTCAAAAGAGGGCTCAAATTATCCCTTACCTGTCGCACCTGGTGTTGTTGAAAGTGAAATTGTAGTAGTAGGAATAACAAGTGTAGGAACAGAgtgacgctgctgctgctgctgtgccCCTCCTGTGGACGCTGCTGTTAGCACTGGGATCTGGATAATGGTGGGAGTACTCCCTGAAGGAACGCCAAATTGGGGTTTCAGATCCAAGGGTTCTGAAAACATTGTAAATAGTATGACAAACACATTAGATGCAAAACTTCAGAAGTGACAGGCATCTAAAGCAAGGGGAACTGATACCTGAAAgtcagaacacacacagaagATTGCTGAGCCTGAACAAATTACACATGACTGTCCATGTATGCTGCTTGTACACTGTTTCTGATCAAGTGCGCCTCATGTCTAAAAATATTCAGGCATGAAATATTTTTTAAATTAGGTTAGATATGAGCAACAAATATGAAATGTGTATGCTTGCTCATACTACAGCACCATGGTAAATTCACTCAAGCTAAACATAATTTGTAGAGACACACTTCTACATCTGCGTTTCTACATATTTAGCCTAAGTGATTTTACCATGTAACTGTTCTTACAATTGTTACAGGATCCTGTTTCTACAGcaaacatgaaagaactgatgttctgaggctgttctgatgtagagccctggaccggcaatccagaagatgtgggttcgagtcctacagctggctaaccttttcagtgactttcatctttctacAGCAAGCTAGCTGAATTATGATCAGGAatttctctctccttttttttatatatgaaAAGCTTTACACTGCATGGTACATCATGCTTACTGAGTTAAAGACCATAATATAGGATCTAACATTGCAACATCATTCCAATCACATAGATGTAAAGCAAGGGTTACATGAGAATGACTTCTGTATGCACTGCACTTGCATATGTTGGTTTCATGAATGCATGCTTAATATTAGGGTCTGAAGATTGTCACACTCATCAACATGTGACACTTTGACAGAATCACCCTCTAGTATGCCTGAAACTAAATATGTATACAGAGTTTCCCAAGGTAACGTATCCCATCTGTATTGTAACAAacaaaaatgaatgaaaaaaaaaaaaaagaaaccctgCAGCATTATACCGTATGTGGCAGCACATATTACATGTTTAACGATCACATGAAAAATTGTTTTGTGGTCCACTTTTTGTCCCACAGACCATGCACAAATTATAGAACTTTTGACCTCTTATCTTCTTATACTACTGCTTCTGTACTCTAGTACAGTACTTTATTTATGGTGTTCAAATTCTGGCATGCAAGGTTTTTTTTAGGTTGGGCTAGCCTAATCAAGTAATGTGAGTCCCACAGAAAATCCAGCATATTTACGCAAGATAATTCCACTGTTCGTACAGCCCTGTCACCAGTAACATGCATCACTTACGTGTGACAGCAGCTGCTACAACCTTAGAGCTGCACGAAGGACTGAGGGGTCCAAGATCTCCTAATTATGTGCAAAAGATTAACACTTCAGAAGAAAACTGTGCACGTGTAAACACACTGTTACTATcaacgaaaacaaaaaggaataaATGTAACACGGGGATCGCATTATAACTAAGGTTCCCGGTGATTATAATTTTTGGGACCTCACGAAACACGGCAAAAATGAACTCAAAACTAAATTACATTGGTACAAGGTTCAATTGGATTATAACATCATGAGATAACAAGGTAATTTGTCTTTGTCACCTATCTTCGCCCTTCCTCGTTATGCCTCAGAAATCATTATCACCGGAAACGCTAATTATAACAGACATACCtttgacaggggtataagtgaATGGATGGGGTTCACTTGCCCTTCCTCCACTCGTGACCACAAGGTGAACAAGTACTGGATGAGCGATATCAGGATTACGAAACGGGGGCGTTCGGCAGATTAAATGAGTCTGCAATATATGACGTTAGATGAGAAAAGCGGACGTAACATCCACATAACAAAATCCAAGCTTCTGGATACCCAACCTAAACAACATCACTAAAATGGATACTTTGTTAAATGTAGAATTACACCTTGAGTATGGTCCCAAACTATGCTCAGAAACATTGGGGTCTGTTTACATTCCTACTGCCAAATACTAGATGTGTCACCTTTCTCATAAAAACAAGCAAACATC includes these proteins:
- the LOC135377641 gene encoding nuclear factor of activated T-cells 5-like isoform X2, with the protein product MGKITDDCPGDDRSSLAFAKGGNISFVTSSSTHETEHTYTSSSAFRRVPQYGNSAFFSLQPNPNMESNLSTLDVTGDGVNQHEDSVSSTVHEFTQDTNTLTQDPNSMLLRMLNMSVTEEQSWLDTATAMSLRTCSPPGTPSSPSNRESRSSSPSPSRKGGVSPLALAVSEEATLGDTLLVQGSSGSPGGKDVAPDTGSRTAPDLQNLQMALRALIKGVTQASPQESRCASASTICGVAKTLLSADSTTHSTSNLFSPHPVSALSKGGAARRINQVVKRPTLYMSFPSRSRHGAVEVKILAQPEEQHRARYLTEGSRGAVKDRTGMGFPSVKLVGIQEQVKLQVFIGTDQGKVQPHMFYQASRVCGKNSTPCVERRVDGTTVLEIDMLPAKDMTVSCDCVGILKERNVDVEKRLVRYGGTRNKKRSTKCRLVFRVCLPSQLAPDGSTIPSEILQVASAPILCTQPPGIPEISKKSLTECSSKGEVELFIIGKNFLKDTQVLFKEPASDNVDHEVRYIWEKSVTPEKEYLQPTHLICRTPPFRNPDIAHPVLVHLVVTSGGRASEPHPFTYTPVKEPLDLKPQFGVPSGSTPTIIQIPVLTAASTGGAQQQQQRHSVPTLVIPTTTISLSTTPGATDTAQLTSNSNSQASSSNIQFVVVQQPAAAPQSLSSSSGPVNLMVSSQLPTALKAGSDDTQQSAESCNLKRKISCIPEELPAPEKCTSFETQGEDAIASGEASLAKLGIFYQEGNSAQATTSAQPLLPPNVPLRTQAVEQMIVQEIPSDHYSSSRHHGFESGSHWHSVPTMANSSSPTALSIQEAGTVSVSEAVWPTMGLTSCEPTSDETEAKTSATEGSVMDPAAVGQCGPFTDEQQFKKQKVKAGLGMSLPGWAPSTLEPVQSMDYMSVSTANNSQVKAEPSAWSTSVPMNELLNESVKPEPAAWSTRMPINGLLNSSESAKVPVVFGNNVIMDTAASGPTSTPVSEAHFVTPTTFTDTPQPAIETANKETGVSPVAVSTEANFAHTAYESRVEQQQTQTQLPSSMPAQLPPQLSPQLPPQLQPQLSSQLSSQLSPPAIQPHLSNPAPGEKQQQAQPQVSTAGQGSSATNLDHNISTMSMLPESELLRMINPNAFDNV
- the LOC135377641 gene encoding nuclear factor of activated T-cells 5-like isoform X1, giving the protein MGKITDDCPGDDRSSLAFAKGGNISFVTSSSTHETEHTYTSSSAFRRVPQYGNSAFFSLQPNPNMESNLSTLDVTGDGVNQHEDSVSSTVHEFTQDTNTLTQDPNSMLLRMLNMSVTEEQSWLDTATAMSLRTCSPPGTPSSPSNRESRSSSPSPSRKGGVSPLALAVSEEATLGDTLLVQGSSGSPGGKDVAPDTGSRTAPDLQNLQMALRALIKGVTQASPQESRCASASTICGVAKTLLSADSTTHSTSNLFSPHPVSALSKGGAARRINQVVKRPTLYMSFPSRSRHGAVEVKILAQPEEQHRARYLTEGSRGAVKDRTGMGFPSVKLVGIQEQVKLQVFIGTDQGKVQPHMFYQASRVCGKNSTPCVERRVDGTTVLEIDMLPAKDMTVSCDCVGILKERNVDVEKRLVRYGGTRNKKRSTKCRLVFRVCLPSQLAPDGSTIPSEILQVASAPILCTQPPGIPEISKKSLTECSSKGEVELFIIGKNFLKDTQVLFKEPASDNVDHEVRYIWEKSVTPEKEYLQPTHLICRTPPFRNPDIAHPVLVHLVVTSGGRASEPHPFTYTPVKGDLGPLSPSCSSKVVAAAVTQPLDLKPQFGVPSGSTPTIIQIPVLTAASTGGAQQQQQRHSVPTLVIPTTTISLSTTPGATDTAQLTSNSNSQASSSNIQFVVVQQPAAAPQSLSSSSGPVNLMVSSQLPTALKAGSDDTQQSAESCNLKRKISCIPEELPAPEKCTSFETQGEDAIASGEASLAKLGIFYQEGNSAQATTSAQPLLPPNVPLRTQAVEQMIVQEIPSDHYSSSRHHGFESGSHWHSVPTMANSSSPTALSIQEAGTVSVSEAVWPTMGLTSCEPTSDETEAKTSATEGSVMDPAAVGQCGPFTDEQQFKKQKVKAGLGMSLPGWAPSTLEPVQSMDYMSVSTANNSQVKAEPSAWSTSVPMNELLNESVKPEPAAWSTRMPINGLLNSSESAKVPVVFGNNVIMDTAASGPTSTPVSEAHFVTPTTFTDTPQPAIETANKETGVSPVAVSTEANFAHTAYESRVEQQQTQTQLPSSMPAQLPPQLSPQLPPQLQPQLSSQLSSQLSPPAIQPHLSNPAPGEKQQQAQPQVSTAGQGSSATNLDHNISTMSMLPESELLRMINPNAFDNV